A single genomic interval of Xylanivirga thermophila harbors:
- the fmt gene encoding methionyl-tRNA formyltransferase: MLRIIFMGTPDFAICALDAIYDDGHELLGVVTQPDRPKGRGKKLAPPPVKEWAIAKGIPVYQPSKVNSPEFIDDIKALKPDIIVTAAYGRILSKEILDIPRLGCINVHASLLPKYRGASPIQQAILNGDTESGITIMYMDEEMDTGDIILQERIDIGKDERVDSVHDRLAKLGGKAVSKALTLLEEGKAEATSQDHSQATYCSKIDKSQGEIDWANRSIDIKNRVRALTPYPGSYTFIDKERLKIWKVDIVHLEDVKKNNTIPGEVKVADVKDGLIVACGDGYLRLFEVQGSGGRPMADTDYLKGHDIKVGTILGRQKEIFG, from the coding sequence TTGCTTAGAATAATATTTATGGGGACACCTGATTTTGCCATATGTGCTCTAGATGCTATTTATGATGATGGTCATGAATTATTAGGTGTAGTTACGCAGCCTGATAGGCCAAAGGGCAGGGGGAAGAAGCTTGCTCCTCCGCCTGTCAAAGAATGGGCTATTGCAAAGGGTATACCAGTATATCAACCTTCAAAAGTAAATAGTCCAGAGTTTATAGATGATATAAAGGCATTAAAGCCGGATATTATAGTTACGGCGGCCTATGGACGAATACTCTCAAAGGAGATACTTGACATTCCAAGGTTAGGCTGTATAAATGTCCATGCCTCACTCCTGCCAAAATACAGGGGGGCTTCTCCAATCCAGCAAGCTATTTTAAATGGTGATACGGAAAGTGGTATTACAATAATGTACATGGATGAGGAGATGGATACTGGAGACATAATCCTTCAGGAGCGCATAGATATAGGCAAAGACGAGCGAGTAGATAGTGTACATGATAGGCTGGCAAAATTAGGCGGTAAGGCAGTATCAAAGGCATTGACTCTTCTAGAAGAGGGCAAGGCTGAGGCCACATCTCAAGATCACAGTCAAGCTACATACTGTTCAAAGATAGATAAATCCCAAGGTGAGATAGACTGGGCAAATAGATCCATAGATATAAAGAATCGGGTACGGGCTCTTACTCCATATCCAGGAAGTTATACATTTATAGATAAAGAACGTCTAAAGATATGGAAGGTGGATATTGTTCATCTGGAGGATGTTAAAAAGAATAATACTATACCAGGTGAGGTCAAGGTGGCTGATGTGAAGGATGGACTTATTGTAGCTTGTGGAGATGGATATTTAAGGCTATTTGAAGTTCAGGGGTCAGGTGGACGTCCCATGGCCGATACGGATTATTTAAAGGGACACGACATAAAAGTAGGAACTATATTGGGACGACAAAAGGAGATATTTGGATAG